One Epinephelus fuscoguttatus linkage group LG16, E.fuscoguttatus.final_Chr_v1 genomic window, TATATAAATCATAACATGTAGAGAGTAACAGTTTGCAACCCAGATAGATAAGAACTGCACTTTTTGTTGGCTACCTTAAAAATGTGTATTGCATTCGcataatttgttaaaaaaacaaccctgAACTATAATCCTAAAATCTTCTTTGCCAAATTGACAAGCAGAAGAGTGCAGGAGGCGTGAGACAGAGCAGgttttaaacacacaaatagagtgtgccagtaaacccggaactccgttagcgcttttagcacttccggttctcttgtctaaaagtcaatacgttttttgaatgggattttggtaaaatgcctcgaataaggtctgtggttaacgaaagcttaagcgagtttcaggttttgatgtacaacataaaacacgtcagtaaataccctacttgtgaattttgaagcttttacgtgtcgtaaaaaaggcggttgctaacaaggtgctcaatacgactacaaaccctgtcggggacattaaacgtcatcagcCCCGAAGAGGcaagagtgctggcagtccgccattataGCTTCTTATtgagcttaaacagtccgatttcttcattatacaatgtttttaaaataaagctgccgaaatcagttgaaagcttagtggcggtgacgtcaagagtcatgcgaccgtggagtagtcatgtagtccgttaaagactaatgttagctttttacttctggcgatcgcatttaagcttcaaatgcggtatgaaaggtgttcatatgtgaagattatctcgctggacaaaacctgtaagtatcataaacttgtgttagccacagatcttattttctgtcataatccaaaacgcaatgcaaaaatcacattcactttctcttccaggaaccagcgcgatgctaaacgtccgggttttgacgtcagccctggcacactctatacaCCTGTGTGATTCTTTATTATTCATCATGTTATGACAGCCTCTGTGTCCCTGCTATTCACGATGGTTTCTGCAAACCCAATACCCTGATCGGCTAGTCCATCATGCACAGCTGACGCAGACtctgttaatatgttttactctctctctctctgcccctcATTGGTATTGCTCACATGCGGGTGTTTGACATGTTCTTTTTCTTCCCTGCGTTAAAGAAgtttttcactgctggaaagatggtctttccacaaaactgggctgtctatgcagtagagtgatggaaatacttttgaaattgctGCCACATGTTCaagcaaaacagagaaaaagaccaTGGCATTTGCTTTCGCTCAGGAGGTAGaaaactaccagaatgcactgcacagcACCTGAATTCTTTGAtgcaggaaacaatatggcggctgGCTGGTAACAGATGATGTCGTGTTACAGTTAAACGGTAAGCTAAAGTATGTTTCTGCCCGATGTGCATCTATGCAGAAATAGTACTACACTTTCCAGttagctgaaaccatttccctcagtgcaaacaaagcttttatttactttaattccacagataagaaacaacaatttgtgaagacaacaaagcctccacaaaatagcattttatgtcttggtgtgatttatcctggctttatatgaatggaggaaatctccgctcgttgctaggctacgttatacaatgtaaaatgccataggcttgtgctaataacgttagcatgttgtatttgctcgGAAAACGTGTTTAATATAAGACATTTGTTTCgtcagtgaactttgtgagttgtaatggagctgaattttgtaacgttacctttgctaaatgttgctgttgtcccagGCTTCTTATGAGAAGGGGAGAATTTCGCtggctgctaggctaatttttacaatgtaaaatgccataggcttgtgctaataacgttagcatattgtatttgCTTGGAGAACGTGTTGTGAGTGAACTTTGTGAGGAGTAACGGAGCCGAATTTTTTAACGTTaccttttgttaaatgttgctgttgttcataTGAGAAGAGATAATGTCCGCTAAcctctaggctaatttatacaatgtaaaatgcaataggcttgtgctaaaaacattagcatgttgtatttatttggaaGACGTGTTTAGTAAAAGACAGTTGTATTGTTggtgaactttgtgagttgtaaAGGAGCCGAATTTCGTAATGTTACCTTAGTTACATGTTGCTGCtctccctggcttcatatgagaagggAAGACTTTCGCTACCTGCTAGACTaacttatacaatgtaaaatgccataggcttgtgctaataacgttagcatgttgtatttctggggaaaatgtgtccagataactacttgtgtttgaaattgtcgctatgaagccatgtttaatgtgtgttttgaattaactaaactttacagcacttcacagaaacctctgccgccgcccagtgttttggaggtgtaactgcagactgacacagacacacagctgcacaagtataaatgctcacaggctgtgcatagagctgatgcacaagtgcAATCCCCccttttgttttactgtttgagtGAAGTATATTCAGCGTCTGCTTTTACAATAAAGAATACAGTATGGTGGCAGTTCACAAGCTCTTGTATTACAGCTGAACTAAAtcatgtttctaaaaacattttgggCGTAAAAAGGGCAATGctgtaacagaatcttggtttatatatatatatattgttgttgttgttgtttttgacaaACCAGCTTTCGTTTATGAGTTACTGGTGATCAAACCACAAGtaaaaggaacagaaacacatctCCATTGGGATGCTCATGTTGTTAATCTACAATGGTTTTCTGCCCCTTAGTGGTCAGAAATATCTGTATAAACTTACTGAGCTGAATTATAACACCCTTGCCCCTGCAGCAGAATATATGTCACTACAGGTGAGTGCAACAGCAACTAAATTTGCACGCTTGTTTTGTATGTGAACGGATTGCTGGGAATAGGCTTGAAGTGTGATTTAACAGACTCTGAAAAGATGTGAGTGTGGGTGCCAGGAGGGCAGGTTTCAGAGTGGGTGTATGTGCAAACAGCAACACATGTTGTAAGCATGCACTGTCATCTGCATGTAGTTCTCTGTATTTCATCCTATTtcatattaaaatgtttatcCACTGTTTTGTGCTTTGTACCTTCTTCTTGGCCTGTAATAACTCCTGGTAGGCACTGGAGCGGATGAAACGGCTGTAAGAATCACTCTTCATCAACTTGTAGATGTGTTCCTGTTGGAGAAACAGATAATGGGGCAATAATGTATAATGCTTGgtgtaaaaatgtacataaGCCAGAAAGTAGCTATTGATGTGAtttaatgtatttgtattttatgcACCTGTGCATCCTCAAAAGCGTAGCGACCAGGATCTTTGACATTCTGGGTGGTTTTGTCGTAGCTCTTGGAGTCCACGTTGATGGCGCTGGGCGCTCCGGGGGCCAGAAACTCCTGCCAGATCTCCTGAACCCGGGTTGGAACTTCTCTGATGGGACGCTTCTTTAGTTCCTGGACCGCTAGCCAGAACCTACAGGTCAAAGGTAACGGTAATTAATACAGCACAAATCAGAAGCTGCACAAGTAATATCAAACTATGTAAACTCATTTTAAGAGACAAAAATCTCACATAATAATTCATTAATTACTTTCCATCCCTTTCCATTTTACACATATTAAATTAATAGAAGCATGCCTCTTCCATGCTTCCATCCAATAACAGGAGAGTTAAAACGATGCTCAACTGGCTGagatattaaaatgtaattcaaTTAGTCTGACCACATTATCAGCTTTGGGCAGAGACAATACAGGCATGTACCATCAGAGGGAGCAGGGGAGCTATCCTGCACAGTGGTTGCTCTATTCATATTTAGCTGTTTGCATGCATCTTTGATACTCTGCAGTATTCCTGTTACCATGAATAAACCGATTAGCATAATATTCCTGCCCACCTGTGTTATTCTAGCCACAGCTACATTTGgtgcatatttaaaaaaaaaacagaggaagctGCATCCACCAGCTCTCCCTGCTGATTAAACCATCTTATTGTAGGTTACTCCTTATATGTGGAAGACGCAGTGACCCTGGTAATAACAGTGATAGGTGTTACCTTCTCAGAATTATGTGAGATATTACTGATCGTGGGTGTCATCAGAGAAACACATAAAACTGATGTTCAGTTATTCCAATGTAACCATATGGGCATATACAGTGGGAatgcatatactgtatgtttctgtgagtgTTTCAAATAGAGttcatttatgtgtttgtgtgtgctcgTATTAATCACGTTGTGGAGACAAATATCTGTTCACACAGTCACATTGTGGGGACCCATGTGGGAACAAAAAGCTGTTCCCATGAAACTCAACCCTTTATTTTAGGCTTAAGGCTCGGTTTGTGGTTGAGGGGTACAATTAGCAAAGGTTTAGGCAGCCGTGAGGGGTGTGATTAGGCATGTGGCGATTACAGTTAAAGGAACAATTCCTATTTCAAATCAAAACACATGACTGGATCTTGTTATCTTACCAGCTATGTTAGTTAACAGACAGTGGTAGAAAGTGAGTACTATCCAATCcaaattttcctcttacctgtagtgctgtttatcaatcaaCATTTTGTGTGAGTtgtagagtgttggagatagatgtagagatgtctgccttctctccaatacgATGAAACTAGATATGGCACTccgcttgtggtgctcaaagtgccaaaaaagtacattttgaaGGCTCAACAACAATTTCATGAGTTTCATGTTTCTTTCtactgttgggaatagaatgattttatatgttttactatcagttgtgtttcactatataaattttagatgtgtgaacaatgagaatactgagatgatttcagctgatctgaatgtgtttgctttgcagaagtggagaagtacaggagaggaagagacatgaagtctgaggagcacatactgcaacgcttagataattagtttcatatatggtagtaagaatagaaagtgatgtacagatagtaaggtacagcacgtgtagggagttgtgttgttctcttgtctttctaaacaggaaccacgcccccactgtcagcgggaaggagtcagattaacacgaggcaggggcgtggtgtggtgaaggaggaagtggaactgccaatgagaagaggacaacgccttgcgtgcacaatgacactctgttacgctcaaatatactgggtcagggaaaggacaggaggtcagacttcatgaactgacacacctttgttgttcgtcagggacgtgaagttgagacccagagctctgtaattttattcctttactgcttaataaactacattaactgagaccgaatatcttctcctattgcttcattaaagaacacgcaggactgagctcacacatagcacattggagagtaggatgagccccaaGTCCATcactaccaaactacaccagcCCATTGAGGGAAAGAAGATTTCAAGAGTTGcattgagctagctaacattacagctcagctgagatGTACGCTTGATAATGCATGGTGATAAGGTTGGCAGGTTTacttcggtagaaagaaaatagttcctccatgaaactgttcacaacaaggtctgtggattatcttgagtgaccgGGTTGTGATTTCTGGAAATAGACATTGCTGTTAGGTTTTCAAATCCATTTGCTtggctctttgagcaccacaagccgagtgccatctagtaaaattatattggagagagggcagacatctctacagccaatatcttcaacatccaaaaaaataaagattgatGAACAACACTacgggtaagaggaaaaacatgttgattttgggggtgaactgtcactttaagtacatttttaggTGCTTCAcctgagtattttcattttatgccGCTTTATACCTTTAGTCCACAAAATTTCAAATTttttactacatttatttgacagcttgcTTTGCAGATTATGATATTACGAATTAAACCTATGATCATTTTAGAGAATATGGTGAATTGTTATAGATCAAACTAATTAATAAATGTTTACAAAGTAGTTTAAATGGGCTTTATCaaaaagctgtttacatggtgATATTCCAACACTCTGAAAAAGGCCATTCTGTGGGGTAAACATAGCAGTAAAACAGTcagcagtggaaaaaaatgcaattttattTGGGTGGAAGCTAAACTCTATAAAGTCAAAAATATAAACTGAGGCTTTAAGGTTGGATCAAGCAAACAAGGAATGAATTCAAGGCAATCCAATGTTCTTATagatattttctgtgtgtgtgtgtgtgtgtgtgtgtgtgcatgttggtgAGTACCTGAGATTCTCTGAGCTGAACTCAGACTCCAGGAACTTGAGGAACTGCTCTCTCCCCACCGGATCTTTGAAAACCTCATCGATGCCGAAAGCCCACCTCTTTACCCTCTGCTGGCCTGGCTCCTTACTGGAGGAGGAAACAAGCATTCAACTGATGAATGAAGTGTGCAACAAAAAGCTAATGTATATCAGCTGATCCACTGTGTATATTCATCCAAATATATTATTGCTCTTCCTCTGGAGACATACACCCACCTGGCTTCAAGCTCCCAAAGTGTGGTGTCATCTGAGATCCAGGGGTTGGATGGATCTGGAGGCGTGAGGAAGGGGTCGTATTCGACGTACTGCTCTGTGTAGCCCAGTAAACTGTTATGTGAGGAGAAAATAGAGCATATGAATGACAGCTATATGTGTCACTGGTGGAAATTGTGATCTATATTATAATCTAGTTATCACATACAGTAAAGTtctgctctgtcactttctgaTAGTGACCATGAATTGCGTTGTCTGTTTgtaaactttaattaaaaaagggGAAGTGGAATCCTGCAGAGGAGTGATGCACCCACTTGAGAAAAAATGATTCTTTTCATGGAAACTTTTCTTAGATCTCTGACATAATAATCTTTTTAATTCAATAGAACAGGGCAAATACTTCTGCTCTTGACTGAATGCATTACATTTCCGTAGAATCCTcctcaaactgaaataaagttaGAGCCAGACGAGAGAGACTGACCCTGTACTTGGACACAAGGCTAGAGAACTCTATGCTGAATGCTGAAATCTCTTTTCAGTGAAGGAAATGACAAATCGACACTTTGTGTGCCACCCAGTATCTGGTATCGTCAGCACTGACGCCCACTGAAGGCATTGTCTGGGCCCAATCACTCTCCAAGGTCATCGGAGCTCTTAATTCCACGCCATGTTAGGCCGTTTAAAGGCTCAATAAACAGATCGATGGCTAAACTGAATAAAGTCACAAAGAACATCGCTTACCTCTCTGCCACTTTGGACATTTTCAGTCGATGCCTGTCTAATTGCAATTGCCAAAAGGCGATCTGAAACCACAGCAGGGAACAATTAGCATACATCAGTCTCCACTAATTCACAAGAAATTGCTACTTTGCAAGTGTATTCACACACCACCCACATGATGCTTTtattatttgacttcctgtgtgCGCTTTAAACTCTGTACTCATTTTACTCAGTTATGTACATATCACACTTTTATTAAAATcatactaaaaaaaataatgcaactATGAAGTACAGATCAAAAGTAAGAACTAAAATTACAATTTAAGTGCTGGTATTGACTTCATATTGTTAAAGAGAGCGCTCCCTGCAGGTCTAACCTGTTCCTGCAGTTCTTCTTCTGTAGGCTGCTTGGCCTCTGGGGCGGGGGTGTGAGTCGGGCTGTGGGTACGGATATCATTCTGCAGCCCGTACACAGACTGAGGcgacaaagaacaaaaaaattaaatataactTTCAATAGTAGTGGACTTATAGCTGCTGACAAGCACAGCAAGGAACAAAAAGCCTGTCTGTTCACGTCTGTGTTATCAAGCCTGACCTTAAACGAAAGGCGTGTCAGTGGGAAAATACTGTACCTTTCTGGTTTTGTGGGGGTTTTTCATTCTGGACGATTTCTTTATGTCAACTTCCGTTGTATTCACACATCCAGGCTGTTGGAAGAGCGAAGAGAAAAATCAGAAAATTCAGTTAATTCCACTTAAATTTAATATAATTACAACTTCAGCTGTTCCTGCTCTGCCCTCCAGAATAACGCCACAAACGGCGAAGGTGTAATTTCGCCACCGTGTTATGAGTTTCAGGTAATCAAATCCAATTTGCTTAGCTGGGGTGTGATTCTGAGAAGTCTCCGGGACAATGTGTCAGATGCCAGTTAATTAAACATGGAATGTGCCGATTCCAGCAAAACAAGTAAACCAGCGGGAAATCAGAGTCTTAGTGTGCAAATTCTGGCTGATTGAACAAGTGGTCTAATCTAGGTCTCTTCCAGAAGAACAGAGCTAAGTAGCTTGACAGCGTCACTGTGAAATTTGAATTAATATTGATTATGTTGCTCCAAGGACGCATAAATTGAACTTATTTTCCAATTAAGCATGGAGCAGCGGCTTTCAGAGAAATACAGCAGAGGAGACCCTTTAACCTCAGGGGGAAAATAAATGCTAATGCTTAGCAAGTGTGTATGAACAAGGTAGAGAGCAGCAGTGAAGGCGATGTGTTGTGACAGTTATTGATGTGGTATTTCATGTGTAAGGCAGGGGAATGCACGACGGATGGTTTACAGCGTTCTCACCTCTTTACACCATTCCTATACTGTGTAGTTTATGTGTAAATCACATGAAGtgacattaaaaacataatttcttTGTCACACATCTTGATGCACCTCTACTGCCTGGATTAAAATAACCCAGAGAGCGTAAATGATATACCATATCAGCAGTATGTaattttgaatgtgtgtgtgtgtgtgtgctagagAGTGATCAGTGTGAAATTATTTTCCCAATATCCCTCACTTTTGCAGGAACAATTAAGATGATGTTGATAATGTCGGCAATGATATCGGCAGCAGCAAAGGTGACAACAACATCAGTAATTTCACTCACCACTGGTCTGTGCACGTCCCAGAATGCTCTTTCCTGACTGTCGAGAATTTTCCTCTcaattttgtctcttttcttaTCCACTCTGTGGGGGAGAGAAGGGAGTTCAGAAAACAGAACATGTAGCTTATTCAAACACACCTACCATCTGTAATTGTGCGCTGGTAAATACAGGGATGTTGGAGTAAAgctaaaggaatacttcacctgcaaaattaccatttttatatcaatttaTCATTGTGTGTTAAATTGAATATAtgatgcctccacggtgaatgaaaaatccaaaaaaggtgacTGTTCCTTATGAAGTGAAGTCATTGGGGGCCACATTTATTAACAGCAAAACTCAGTTGCAGCCCTCGCACATGTGGTGCCCTAGGCGAGACTCCCCCCAGCGCCCCTGGGCTGATATGAATGTTTGAATGAGATGAATGTTTGAAATTACAATTTCGCCAGTAGCCAATATCgatgtttttatattggtgtttctgctgttttctggagtggtttattcttcttttgtgccagggaaatgcagaaatctacactatagacaaaaataaatgaacagtttcaaagtcattcagtccttcaaTACAcgacctttgaatgagcacaaactCAATAATACACATtcatgaaacaacctttaacataACCTTCTTTCGCATGAAAaaccagctctcctcctgccgatTTCATGTTCTTTTTGTTCACATACACTCCTTTCAGTAGTGTAGTGAGTTGAGTGGGCACCAGAAAGCTTTTGTCATTTGACGTGATGACGATACAGTGTGTTTCGGGGTCCATGTGACGTCAGATAACTCGCCCATCTCCCCCAGGGAGCAGGTGGAAGTGGTGAGCTGAGGACAGGGGCTGGGGAACAGCAGGAACCCAAAGCTTTGCTttgtagttatgttgttgtggccttatgtaatatttcaaaataatagtaataatagtttTAGTACAAAATAGTAAAAGAtgaacattttgatttatttccttCCCCCACTTGTGGCATCTCTGCCCCATGGATGACGGCGCCCTCAAGATTCGCCCTCACTGCCTATGCCACAGCCTGGCGCTGGCATAACTGCATCAAAACATCTGATAACAAACTCTCATGCAGCTCGGgcagtataatcaaagtctcatttaccCTGTAACATACTCATTTTCGgtaaaacattacaatttaaaacatttccgCCTACGGGAAGCGCACTCTGAGTGTGCCTAGGCATGCGTGTGCATATTAGCTCCGCTTCAATAGAGTTCAAACGCACACGCTTGCTCAGGCATGCTACAGTCCTTGGCCGTGCATGAGACTGTTTTGAGTggtgtgttttaaattgtaatgtttaagcaaaaatgcacgtgtttgggaagtactgagcatatgacttgATAAATgggacttggattacactgcatgatTTGTGTGAGAGGTTTTAAACAGGTGTTTTGATATCGCCTTCGCTTAttttaattcatgaagaatgtttgctttttttggaTTGTCCGTTCACTTTACGAACTCAAGGTAACACACAGTGAGAAGCTGATATGCAAATGaccattttgcagatgaagtgttcctttaaatcaTGTCAGAATGAGGGTGTAAGGGGACGCGCTCATAATGGCTCAATGTGGGTGTGGGTCTTATAGAAACCTACTTTGCTTGTGCTTCTGCTTGCATAAAAATGAACTCCCATTTCC contains:
- the LOC125903086 gene encoding regulator of G-protein signaling 7; protein product: MAQTNSGGQGTNGVADESPNMIVYRKMEEVIARMQDEKNGIPIRTVKSFLTKIPSVFSGSDIVQWMIKNLDIEDQVEALHLGTLMAAHGYFFPISDHVLTLKDDGTFYRFQTPYFWPSNCWEPENTDYAVYLCKRTMQNKARLELADYEAESLARLQRAFARKWEFIFMQAEAQAKVDKKRDKIERKILDSQERAFWDVHRPVPGCVNTTEVDIKKSSRMKNPHKTRKSVYGLQNDIRTHSPTHTPAPEAKQPTEEELQEQIAFWQLQLDRHRLKMSKVAESLLGYTEQYVEYDPFLTPPDPSNPWISDDTTLWELEASKEPGQQRVKRWAFGIDEVFKDPVGREQFLKFLESEFSSENLRFWLAVQELKKRPIREVPTRVQEIWQEFLAPGAPSAINVDSKSYDKTTQNVKDPGRYAFEDAQEHIYKLMKSDSYSRFIRSSAYQELLQAKKKKSKNLF